In one window of Brachyhypopomus gauderio isolate BG-103 chromosome 16, BGAUD_0.2, whole genome shotgun sequence DNA:
- the spsb4b gene encoding SPRY domain-containing SOCS box protein 4b isoform X1, translating to MGQRVSAAAKSGEERAGGAEQTPRPSRVALAGRGHPMSPRLELLLDMPPADGAAQLRHAWNPDDRSLNLFIKDEDRLTFHRHPVAQSTDCVRGRVGFARGLHAWAVRWPARQRGTHAVVGVATALAPLHAVGYTALVGSDAHSWGWDLGRGKLYHDRKSLSGQPAAYPRREDDEDDGVFTVPEEVLVVLDMDEGTLGFCADGRFLGVAFRGLKGLKLYPIVSAVWGHCEVTMTYVNGLDPEPLPLMELCRRAARQALGRHRIHHIQSLPLPPTLKNYLQYQ from the exons ATGGGCCAGAGGGTCTCTGCGGCGGCGAAGTCGGGGGAGGAGCGGGCCGGGGGGGCGGAGCAGACGCCGCGGCCGTCCCGCGTGGCCCTCGCGGGGCGCGGCCACCCGATGTCGCCCCGCCTGGAGCTGCTGCTGGACATGCCGCCAGCGGACGGGGCCGCGCAGCTACGGCACGCCTGGAACCCGGACGACCGCTCGCTCAACCTCTTCATCAAGGACGAGGACCGCCTCACCTTCCACCGCCACCCCGTGGCGCAGAGCACGGACTGCGTGCGAGGGCGGGTGGGCTTCGCCCGGGGCCTCCACGCCTGGGCCGTGCGCTGGCCCGCGCGCCAGCGGGGCACGCACGCCGTGGTGGGCGTGGCCACGGCGCTGGCGCCGCTCCACGCCGTCGGCTACACCGCCCTCGTCGGCAGCGACGCCCACTCCTGGGGGTGGGACTTGGGCCGCGGGAAGCTCTACCACGACCGGAAGAGCCTGAGCGGGCAGCCGGCGGCGTACCCGCGACGGGAGGACGACGAGGACGACGGAGTCTTCACCGTCCCCGAGGaggtgctggtggtgctggaCATGGACGAGGGGACGCTGGGCTTCTGCGCCGACGGGCGATTCCTGGGCGTGGCCTTCCGCGGTCTCAAGGGCTTGAAGCTGTATCCCATCGTCAGCGCCGTCTGGGGTCACTGTGAGGTCACCATGACCTATGTCAATGGGCTCGATC CCGAGCCCCTCCCACTGATGGAGCTGTGCAGGAGAGCGGCCCGGCAGGCTCTGGGCCGCCACCGCATCCACCACATCCAGTCCCTGCCCCTCCCGCCAACCCTCAAAAACTACCTGCAGTACCAGTGA
- the spsb4b gene encoding SPRY domain-containing SOCS box protein 4b isoform X2 yields MGQRVSAAAKSGEERAGGAEQTPRPSRVALAGRGHPMSPRLELLLDMPPADGAAQLRHAWNPDDRSLNLFIKDEDRLTFHRHPVAQSTDCVRGRVGFARGLHAWAVRWPARQRGTHAVVGVATALAPLHAVGYTALVGSDAHSWGWDLGRGKLYHDRKSLSGQPAAYPRREDDEDDGVFTVPEEVLVVLDMDEGTLGFCADGRFLGVAFRGLKGLKLYPIVSAVWGHCEVTMTYVNGLDREYCANTVTHVFLFSSCFCCIFTCTYCC; encoded by the coding sequence ATGGGCCAGAGGGTCTCTGCGGCGGCGAAGTCGGGGGAGGAGCGGGCCGGGGGGGCGGAGCAGACGCCGCGGCCGTCCCGCGTGGCCCTCGCGGGGCGCGGCCACCCGATGTCGCCCCGCCTGGAGCTGCTGCTGGACATGCCGCCAGCGGACGGGGCCGCGCAGCTACGGCACGCCTGGAACCCGGACGACCGCTCGCTCAACCTCTTCATCAAGGACGAGGACCGCCTCACCTTCCACCGCCACCCCGTGGCGCAGAGCACGGACTGCGTGCGAGGGCGGGTGGGCTTCGCCCGGGGCCTCCACGCCTGGGCCGTGCGCTGGCCCGCGCGCCAGCGGGGCACGCACGCCGTGGTGGGCGTGGCCACGGCGCTGGCGCCGCTCCACGCCGTCGGCTACACCGCCCTCGTCGGCAGCGACGCCCACTCCTGGGGGTGGGACTTGGGCCGCGGGAAGCTCTACCACGACCGGAAGAGCCTGAGCGGGCAGCCGGCGGCGTACCCGCGACGGGAGGACGACGAGGACGACGGAGTCTTCACCGTCCCCGAGGaggtgctggtggtgctggaCATGGACGAGGGGACGCTGGGCTTCTGCGCCGACGGGCGATTCCTGGGCGTGGCCTTCCGCGGTCTCAAGGGCTTGAAGCTGTATCCCATCGTCAGCGCCGTCTGGGGTCACTGTGAGGTCACCATGACCTATGTCAATGGGCTCGATCGTGAGTATTGCGCAAACACCGTGACGCACGTGTTTCTGTTTTCTTCGTGTTTCTGCTGTATTTTCACTTGCACTTACTGCTGCTAA